A window of the Linepithema humile isolate Giens D197 chromosome 4, Lhum_UNIL_v1.0, whole genome shotgun sequence genome harbors these coding sequences:
- the LOC105675015 gene encoding serine-rich adhesin for platelets-like isoform X3 — protein MNFLRKLLTDNVIRQCDKTRDFETGNENPLVEFNNLRFRARYCHDLESFESARSGELTSRLLACRDRHPIIFQENAETRRDRSRATEGRVPCGIAAAAAAASVGVEGVAGVWGGQRRQASPPPLTSRRLESAADAATAAAAAPTAAAASFNPVVAAATQRCAAAKGAVVDAGAPRPSRIYWGAPLVAETSKEDAMEPEAKEEDERRSSTPSPEFYVRRSKRYNEDGSSEEDAKQDSSSLPSHRLPSSYRGTWPIRRDVWANQQIGFPAQQSTSLAAHNDVASVMSFSSSNSAGLEAGSSTELPGHRRLGAKVDVVYNLLGMLEKNGRDDMSTTLLSMSTSIDSCLVMRQSGCLPLLVQLIHAPGQDPDTRDRAMQALHNVVHAKSDERAGRREARVLRFLEQLRDYCQTLRISLERGQPADDLERGHPAAPIAALMKLSFDEAHRHAMCQLGGLHAVAELIEMDHLAHGSESDDQNCITLRRYAGMALTNLTFGDGNNKALLCSFKEFMKALVSQLRSPSDDLRQVTASVLRNLSWRADSSSKQTLREVGAVTGLMRAAMEGRKESTLKSILSALWNLSAHCSTNKVDICAVDGALAFLVDMLSYKAPSKTLAIIENAGGILRNVSSHVAVREDYRAIVRERGCLQVLLQQLRSPSLTVVSNACGALWNLSARCPQDQRLLWDLGAVPMLRSLVHSKHKMISMGSSAALKNLLSARPGCNNLVHLDSTARGLGLSTLPSLAARRQRALEQEIDQNLAETCDNIEPSTSPINKDDKFTFKLDHSFLGINAHSLRAYQLHSQPGTSTAKSNGVARSESRDSMRSITSTHSDTMFERVNRHVLNGVSPTDSQIKQQSSSLHSAVGFDNGACSSDGHARATSSERKYTLRYKNSIPERLKPSDVGFDVNELKCTNSTISWAAVPNQEPSQISLHSSIENNASLIDQSVSFSSKAGSQSSVSEEIEATVCAKSDYRRATANMDGSKQASYLPDVKEGTGFVYAEKALLRQHDALNSIQKAISPTISRGPDGNLFGDYAETDLDQPTDYSLRYGEQTIDDEKQHSGFFPGNDQGLLHEDTVKTYYTEGTPRTTSLNSSRATSASDLQDDSRIRSSSRKQLSEQYKAGHVEDRGECKASSLTDVPKLNDFTESEAELNLRGVTHLTDDESANHSLPYLEEDLGKPLKSIEEDTIIQNFSSVRTTPISMVLGSSEYNDDHDGESSSRIINLDSKSSIGKANKDLPSSDVEFSSGSSGLKTSNNDSGYQVSDGDEDDEDLLAACINIGMQNNRHRHSFIGNNLEKLPRSDSNLTRYQTSLALNQVDQNGTESNNSSFNMKYAASRGGATAENVLSEKNKEGRKDNEKQNNLKTATVTNTNDEYTRNITELNDASATTAMNDDSNNFSEKVIPVLQRPDVSNELIINDGTDKKDSRPDEATIDDQIADIPMKQSFTKDSESSESIDSVEQSEHALLELCIQPGIKSEGNIAINQSNADYVKSQLELYNKQIHFIKGRSNISEEISELDGNVSGKPEAAFDIVRTTDVLHRESAEKHTKEETYRRQRDPDAMIASLDRLTATLVQQTEAMRERDSGAMKQSLTCDTWNEDSPNDVSFPSISISAPLVASFNSDAQEDQCHTQDNNVQPENNEQTNMTESRIIQREAIKLAEAVDAETNNQNELETTSLTSIDLEAIKPPSSMGSLLSLTASYAGSVDNSEAFVNRDRCYSTSLPPVPAKNSTDPRNVRKKSLPIGMVAKRALGHGNQSHTTSLENLLNECASSHLENVKPPSMMDELPDVGDMENSMLSVASITSEIADAKDQDSHSLTGSDPVVFEMLKPVANVLSMTCMRYAEGSANNSLSECLENINPPSLFNEVTEMDESTMEANTDTLCSDTLCIETELHTDVHSIVAEVIDEAENDTDEAATPISSEYCVSSSAESTPKRRPHLMSHLTPKQKRHLTKERYKTYTIAAEIVKKEEEERRKQDGANNGEGDKIPRSSFTRLTPKQRRQENRARFQTQVLQNPFPDLNAAKAKAEVEQIPAGNVEKQELASPIKSSIPTLTKLPVCKALRRKRGDSQESKERYRTRTLNDSEAVFKENEHGASATEEGQAQGYARGEIQSLLEQNATIVLKNLKESNKSTNDSVRDDDTLRCETYTVANDSEHNLRMRFVNGLSRKLMGAQQVDDDEMQTERAEAAREGATESNSDAESNCEEQEPRETKRPRIIKPGMPGRDPSADSNATDKSEPESPKAIRGRRKALYSNPITRKPTPQSSPLKQVNPVSGIPIGRSNTSPIVRATRATTLRQNNNSSTATKDSPKSNTSPKRTPFSVDAERKTRNLATVSKRASVPQKGSSLTFTKSAKRHSTPPACSSNYQSDVKPPEVAFKALERQGTFTKDEPEVDNAPTVHSASSSPVKTKIAKPIRGASSKVHPAAAKSKISVKAQAAYQPKLTKANSSEKMQPPKGLLMAPKKVSPGKIAPPAKVLNGSAPQNEKTVRKISPLGQRSNSNSSIVSNTSPNVQNRKLTKEATSKIASLWKKVEESRNKQRFEKDTRQWIRPANSATEVDAAPAAAAYSNPPAYRLFRSSTFEGISQEDSDDDETIACRVTSKLPILGAPVAAPGGPKYRNSCDLTGVSAHEAPCKIPVKSCESYKRETTQLDDALVTMRKQQSAEFAAETDPTKRISRLGSFIRMDPAAAAAAAAAAAAAAAAAAAAENGVRTPASAIVPPFNYNPKPDIPSQAARARSDEGQGKFEAAEIVTGSARVTTV, from the exons GAGAACGCGGAAACCCGCCGAGACAGATCGCGCGCGACGGAAGGCCGCGTGCCGTGCGGCatagcggcggcggcggcggcggcgagcgTCGGGGTGGAAGGCGTCGCCGGCGTGTGGGGCGGACAGAGACGGCAGGCGTCGCCGCCGCCCCTGACATCGCGCAGGCTGGAATCGGCCGCTGACgccgcaacagcagcagcagcagcaccaacagcagcagcagcatcgTTCAACCCCGTTGTCGCCGCCGCTACGCAGAGATGCGCCGCTGCGAAAGGCGCCGTCGTCGATGCCGGCGCGCCGAGGCCGTCGCGAATCTATTGGGGCGCTCCTCTCGTCGCTGAGACCAGCAAGGAGGATGCCATGGAGCCGGAAGCCAAGGAAGAGGATGAGCGACGCTCGTCGACGCCGAGTCCCGAG TTCTATGTGCGAAGGAGCAAACGTTACAACGAGGATGGCAGTAGTGAGGAGGACGCTAAGCAGGACAGCAGCTCGCTGCCTAGCCACAGGCTGCCGTCTTCGTACCGCGGAACGTGGCCCATCAGAAGAGACGTATGGGCTAATCAGCAGATTGGCTTTCCGGCCCAGCAGAGCACATCGCTCGCTGCACACAAT GATGTGGCCAGCGTGATGAGTTTCTCGTCGTCGAACTCGGCGGGTCTCGAGGCCGGCAGCTCCACGGAGCTGCCGGGTCATCGGCGGCTGGGTGCCAAGGTGGACGTGGTGTACAATCTGCTGGGTATGCTGGAGAAGAACGGGCGGGACGACATGAGCACGACGCTGCTCTCGATGAGCACGTCTATCGACAGCTGCCTGGTGATGAGGCAGTCCGGGTGTCTGCCGTTGCTGGTGCAACTGATTCACGCGCCCGGCCAGGATCCGGACACCCGCGACAGAGCTATGCAGGCGCTGCACAACGTGGTGCACGCTAAAAGCGACGAGAGGGCGGGCCGCCGGGAGGCGCGGGTGCTCCGGTTTCTCGAACAACTGCGCGACTATTGCCAGACTCTGAGGATATCGCTGGAGAGAGGTCAGCCGGCGGACGATCTGGAGCGAGGACACCCGGCGGCGCCGATAGCCGCGCTGATGAAGCTCTCCTTCGACGAGGCGCACCGTCACGCCATGTGCCAGCTGGGCGGCCTCCACGCGGTCGCCGAGCTCATCGAGATGGATCACCTGGCGCACGGCAGCGAGAGCGACGATCAGAACTGCATCACGTTGCGCAGATACGCGGGAATGGCGCTGACGAATCTCACGTTCGGCGACGGCAACAATAAAGCGCTGCTCTGCTCCTTCAAGGAGTTCATGAAGGCTCTAGTTTCGCAGCTCAGGAGCCCCAGCGACGATCTCAGGCAAGTGACGGCGAGTGTCTTGAGAAACTTGTCCTGGCGCGCCGACAGCAGCAGCAAGCAGACGCTGAGGGAAGTCGGAGCGGTGACGGGATTGATGAGGGCCGCGATGGAGGGCCGCAAGGAGTCCACTCTTAAATCCATACTGTCCGCCCTGTGGAATCTGTCGGCGCACTGCAGCACGAACAAAGTGGACATCTGCGCCGTGGACGGCGCGCTCGCCTTCCTCGTGGACATGCTGAGCTACAAGGCGCCGTCCAAGACACTCGCGATCATCGAGAACGCCGGCGGCATCCTGAGGAACGTATCGAGTCACGTGGCGGTGCGAGAGGATTACAGAGCCATCGTGAGGGAGAGGGGCTGCCTGCAGGTTCTCCTGCAGCAACTACGATCGCCCAGTCTGACGGTCGTCAGCAACGCCTGCGGGGCGCTGTGGAATCTGTCCGCGCGGTGTCCTCAGGATCAGCGGCTTCTCTGGGACTTGGGCGCCGTGCCGATGCTGCGCAGTCTCGTGCACTCGAAGCACAAGATGATCTCGATGGGCTCGAGCGCGGCCCTGAAGAACCTGCTGAGCGCCCGACCTGGATGCAACAATCTCGTCCATCTGGATTCTACCGCGCGCGGACTCGGACTGTCAACGCTGCCGAGTCTGGCCGCGCGCCGGCAGCGCGCTCTCGAACAAGAAATCGACCAGAACCTGGCCGAGACGTGCGACAACATCGAGCCGAGCACGTCGCCGATCAATAAGGACGACAAATTCACGTTCAAGCTGGACCACAGCTTCCTCGGCATCAACGCGCATAGTCTGCGTGCTTATCAGCTGCACAGTCAGCCCGGCACGTCGACCGCCAAGAGCAACGGAGTCGCCCGCAGCGAGAGCAGAGACTCCATGCGTTCCATCACCAGCACGCACTCCGACACTATGTTCGAGCGAGTGAATCGTCACGTTCTGAACGGCGTGTCGCCTACGGACTCGCAGATCAAGCAGCAATCCTCGTCGTTGCATTCCGCAGTCGGGTTCGACAATGGCGCGTGTAGCAGCGACGGTCACGCGAGGGCCACCTCTTCCGAGCGGAAGTACACTCTACGTTACAAGAACTCCATACCGGAACGACTGAAGCCGTCCGACGTCGGTTTCGACGTGAACGAGCTCAAGTGCACAAACTCCACCATATCGTGGGCCGCGGTGCCCAATCAAGAGCCCTCTCAGATCTCCTTGCACTCTTCCATCGAGAATAATGCGTCTTTGATCGACCAGAGCGTGTCGTTCTCGTCCAAAGCGGGCAGTCAATCCAGCGTCTCCGAGGAGATTGAGGCGACCGTTTGCGCCAAGTCGGATTATCGACGAGCAACCGCGAACATGGACGGCTCGAAGCAGGCTTCCTATCTGCCCGACGTAAAGGAAGGCACGGGCTTCGTGTACGCGGAGAAGGCTCTGCTGCGTCAACACGACGCGCTGAACAGCATTCAAAAAGCGATCTCGCCCACGATCAGCCGCGGCCCGGACGGCAATCTGTTCGGCGACTACGCCGAGACGGATCTGGATCAACCGACCGATTACAGTCTGCGCTACGGCGAGCAGACGATAGACGACGAGAAGCAACACTCCGGCTTCTTCCCGGGCAACGATCAAGGACTCCTGCACGAGGACACGGTCAAGACTTACTACACGGAGGGAACACCGCGCACGACGTCCCTAAACTCGTCCAGAGCCACCTCCGCGTCCGATTTGCAGGACGACAGCCGTATAAGGAGCTCATCGAGGAAGCAGCTGTCGGAACAATACAAGGCTGGGCACGTGGAGGATCGCGGTGAATGCAAAGCGTCGTCCTTGACAGACGTGCCAAAATTGAACGACTTCACCGAATCGGAAGCGGAGCTGAATTTACGAGGCGTGACGCATCTGACGGACGACGAAAGCGCAAATCATTCGCTGCCGTACCTTGAGGAGGATTTAGGCAAACCGCTCAAGAGCATTGAAGAAGACACAATCATCCAGAACTTTTCAAG cgTCAGGACGACACCAATTTCGATGGTATTAGGGAGTTCTGAATATAATGATGATCACGATGGAGAGTCCAGTTCCAGGATTATCAATTTAG ACTCGAAATCAAGTATCGGCAAAGCAAATAAAGATTTACCGTCGAGTGACGTGGAATTCTCGTCTGGCAGTAGCGGTTTGAAAACTTCCAATAACGATTCAGGat atcAAGTTAGCGACGGAGATGAGGATGACGAAGATCTGCTTGCTGCTTGTATTAATATTGGAATGCAAAATAATag GCACAGACATTCCTTCATAGGAAATAATCTTGAGAAGCTTCCTCGATCAGATAGTAACTTGACTCGATATCAAACTAGTCTAGCCTTAAATCAAGTCGATCAAAATGGAACTGAGTCGAATAACTCGTcgtttaatatgaaatatgcgGCATCTCGTGGAGGAGCGACGGctgaaaatgttttatcagAAAAGAATAAAGAGGGCAGGAAGGATAATGAAAAACAGAACAATCTGAAAACAGCCACG gTGACAAATACAAATGACGAATATACGCGTAATATTACGGAGTTAAATGACGCTTCCGCCACAACAGCAATGAATGATGATAGCAATAATTTCTCAGAAAAGGTGATACCTGTTTTACAGAGACCTGACGTCTccaatgaattaattataaatgacgGCACGGATAAAAAGGACTCACGACCGGACGAAGCGACAATCGACGATCAGATCGCAGATATTCCGATGAAGCAATCGTTCACGAAGGATTCCGAAAGCAGCGAATCAATTGACTCTGTCGAGCAGTCCGAACACGCTCTCCTGGAATTGTGCATTCAACCCGGCATAAAATCCGAAGGCAACATCGCCATAAACCAGAGCAATGCGGATTACGTTAAATCGCAGCTGGAATTATACAACAAACAAATACACTTCATAAAAGGAAGAAGCAACATTTCGGAAGAAATATCCGAGCTTGACGGCAACGTGAGCGGGAAACCGGAAGCTGCATTCGACATCGTGAGGACTACGGACGTTCTACATCGCGAGAGCGCGGAGAAGCACACGAAGGAGGAGACGTACAGAAGGCAGAGAGATCCCGACGCTATGATCGCATCGCTGGATCGATTAACGGCTACGCTGGTGCAACAAACCGAGGCGATGCGCGAGCGAGACTCCGGCGCGATGAAGCAGAGTTTGACGTGCGACACGTGGAACGAGGATTCGCCCAACGACGTTTCCTTCCCCAGCATCAGCATCAGCGCGCCGCTGGTCGCTTCCTTCAACAGCGACGCGCAGGAGGATCAGTGCCATACGCAGGATAATAACGTGCAGCCCGAGAACAACGAGCAGACCAATATGACGGAATCGAGGATCATTCAGCGCGAGGCCATCAAGCTGGCGGAAGCGGTGGACGCCGAAACCAACAATCAGAACGAGCTCGAGACGACGAGTCTGACGTCCATCGATCTCGAGGCGATTAAACCACCATCTTCGATGGGCAGCCTGCTGTCGCTGACCGCGAGTTACGCCGGCTCGGTCGACAACAGCGAGGCATTCGTCAACCGCGACAGATGTTATTCCACGTCGCTGCCACCGGTGCCCGCGAAAAATTCCACTGATCCTCGCAACGTGCGGAAGAAGTCCCTGCCAATCGGCATGGTGGCGAAACGGGCGCTAGGCCACGGCAATCAGAGTCACACGACCAGTCTGGAGAACCTGCTGAACGAGTGCGCCAGCTCGCATCTCGAAAATGTGAAGCCGCCGTCGATGATGGACGAGCTGCCGGACGTGGGTGATATGGAGAACAGCATGCTGAGCGTAGCCAGTATCACATCGGAAATCGCGGACGCGAAGGACCAGGACTCGCACAGCCTAACTGGCAGCGACCCGGTGGTGTTTGAGATGCTGAAGCCGGTCGCCAATGTGCTGTCTATGACGTGCATGCGCTACGCCGAGGGCAGCGCGAACAACAGCTTGAGCGAGTGCCTGGAGAACATCAATCCGCCATCTTTGTTCAATGAGGTGACCGAGATGGACGAGTCGACGATGGAGGCGAATACGGACACTCTGTGCAGCGACACGCTGTGCATCGAGACGGAGCTGCACACCGACGTCCATTCCATCGTGGCGGAAGTGATCGACGAAGCGGAAAACGACACTGACGAGGCGGCTACGCCGATCTCGTCCGAGTACTGCGTCAGCAGTTCGGCGGAGTCGACGCCGAAGAGGCGGCCGCACCTGATGAGCCATCTGACCCCGAAGCAAAAGCGGCACTTGACAAAAGAGAGATACAAGACGTACACCATCGCCGCGGAAATCGTTaagaaggaggaagaggaacGCCGCAAGCAGGACGGTGCTAACAACGGCGAGGGCGATAAGATTCCACGCTCTTCCTTTACGAGGCTGACGCCGAAGCAGCGCAGGCAAGAAAATCGAGCGAGATTCCAGACGCAGGTGCTGCAAAATCCCTTCCCAGACTTGAACGCGGCTAAAGCTAAGGCGGAGGTGGAGCAAATTCCGGCTGGGAACGTCGAGAAGCAGGAACTCGCGTCTCCCATCAAATCCTCGATCCCGACGCTGACGAAATTGCCCGTGTGCAAGGCGTTGAGGAGGAAACGCGGCGATTCCCAGGAGAGCAAAGAAAGATATCGCACGAGAACGTTGAACGACTCGGAGGCTGTCTTTAAGGAGAACGAGCACGGCGCGAGCGCGACAGAAGAAGGACAAGCGCAAGGATACGCGCGGGGGGAAATTCAAAGCTTGTTGGAACAAAACGCCACAATCGTATTgaagaatttaaaagaatCGAACAAATCTACGAACGACTCCGTCAGAGACGACGACACTCTGCGTTGCGAAACGTACACTGTGGCGAATGACTCCGAGCATAATCTCAGAATGCGTTTTGTAAACGGACTTTCCAGGAAGCTGATGGGCGCGCAGCAAGTCGACGATGACGAAATGCAAACTGAGCGCGCGGAAGCGGCTCGCGAAGGTGCGACTGAATCGAACAGCGACGCAGAATCCAACTGCGAGGAGCAGGAACCGAGAGAGACGAAGAGGCCGCGGATAATCAAGCCGGGAATGCCGGGTCGAGACCCGAGCGCGGATTCCAACGCGACCGACAAGTCCGAGCCAGAGAGCCCGAAGGCCATCAGAGGACGAAGAAAGGCGCTCTATTCGAATCCAATAACGCGTAAACCGACGCCGCAATCGTCGCCGTTGAAACAAGTGAACCCCGTCAGCGGGATACCCATTGGCCGCAGCAACACCTCGCCTATCGTCAGAGCTACGAGGGCCACCACGTTGAGACAGAATAACAACAGTTCGACGGCTACGAAAGATTCTCCGAAATCGAACACGAGCCCGAAGAGAACGCCGTTTTCCGTGGACGCGGAGAGGAAGACGCGAAACCTGGCGACTGTATCGAAAAGAGCCTCCGTGCCGCAGAAAGGATCCTCGTTGACCTTCACGAAGTCTGCTAAGCGTCACAGCACACCACCGGCCTGCTCGTCGAACTATCAGAGCGACGTCAAACCGCCGGAAGTTGCATTCAAGGCGTTGGAGCGTCAAGGAACCTTCACGAAAGACGAGCCGGAAGTGGACAACGCGCCAACGGTGCACTCCGCGTCCTCCTCGCCGGTGAAGACAAAGATCGCCAAGCCGATCAGAGGCGCGTCGTCCAAGGTGCATCCAGCGGCGGCGAAATCCAAGATCTCTGTAAAAGCGCAAGCAGCGTATCAGCCAAAACTAACGAAGGCGAACAGCTCCGAAAAGATGCAGCCGCCCAAAGGGCTGTTGATGGCGCCGAAGAAGGTGTCGCCTGGAAAAATAGCTCCCCCGGCGAAGGTTCTCAACGGCAGCGCACCGCAGAACGAGAAGACCGTCCGCAAAATTAGTCCGCTCGGACAGCGGTCCAACAGCAACTCCAGCATAGTTTCCAACACGTCGCCGAACGTGCAGAATCGCAAGCTGACGAAGGAGGCGACGAGCAAGATCGCGAGTCTTTGGAAGAAAGTCGAGGAGAGCAGGAACAAGCAGCGCTTCGAGAAGGACACCAGGCAGTGGATAAGGCCGGCCAACAGCGCCACCGAGGTGGACGCTGCGCCCGCCGCCGCTGCGTACAGCAACCCACCGGCGTACAGACTGTTTCGCAGTTCCACGTTCGAGGGAATCTCCCAGGAGGacagcgacgacgacgagacaATCGCCTGCAGAGTCACGTCCAAACTACCCATCCTGGGCGCACCAGTCGCGGCACCTGGCGGCCCCAAGTACAGAAACTCCTGCGATCTGACGGGCGTGAGCGCCCACGAGGCGCCCTGTAAGATCCCGGTGAAGTCCTGCGAGTCGTACAAGAGAGAGACGACGCAGCTGGATGACGCCTTGGTGACCATGAGGAAGCAACAGAGCGCCGAATTCGCGGCGGAGACGGACCCGACCAAGAGGATATCCAGGCTCGGCTCTTTCATCCGGATGGAtccagcggcggcggcggcagcagcagcagcagcagcagcagcggcggcggcggcagcggcagcggagAACGGCGTGCGAACGCCGGCCTCGGCGATCGTGCCGCCTTTTAATTACAATCCGAAGCCAGACATTCCATCGCAGGCGGCCAGAGCTAGGTCGGACGAGGGTCAGGGTAAATTCGAGGCAGCGGAAATAGTCACTGGATCCGCTAGGGTGACGACAGTATAG